The Juglans regia cultivar Chandler chromosome 2, Walnut 2.0, whole genome shotgun sequence genome includes a window with the following:
- the LOC108985004 gene encoding FRIGIDA-like protein 1, with the protein MATLNAISAALKLIDVKKDDLKKAFDELQSHSSLLSSFSLSWSDLDAHFTSRQNSLVHRFHLLESVESREQNQPHATESTQPNPTTDPSSSQAQCARTTSEEPSSSSPPQTQTTQIRVDVDPDMDSDSLTPPRPELKALCEKMDGKELRKFISKRPKERCAIRAELPGAMRCAADPAAMVLDALYGFYSGNSVKLRFKEDVELGRLRWSCVLLLETLIGIKASVGVEVRERAKKLSLEWKAKEVEWKGKASPNEVQMFEVLALVHLVAAYGLRSEFNVDELVDYFVIIARFRQAVELCQITGLGHKVADIIHKLISREKQNLAVKFIFEFELSEKFPPVPLLKAYLNDVKKLANKVSKEGNESRMALNEAAAREVGAIKSVIKVIESHNLDSEYPRANLEKRIEVLEKLIANRKRPAQTHPMKPQQPQQQEPKKQKKHLQPKKEQQQQSQSKRPRTAALVDNAAVPLVVGGVSSTIHQYQQPHIQVTGLLRDCSAPYVSSSAAPYGMVGQTPTIAPYMGSPGRQYGFPGSPVGFTGNPSLAGSRLYSSEPYLTSGYYDRPTAHGGYDVPPEYHPSYYPR; encoded by the exons ATGGCAACGCTTAATGCTATATCAGCGGCTCTGAAGCTCATAGACGTGAAGAAAGATGATCTGAAGAAGGCCTTCGATGAGCTCCAATCCCATTCCTCCCTCCtctcctccttctctctctcatggtCCGACCTCGACGCCCACTTCACCTCCCGCCAGAACTCCCTCGTTCACCGATTTCACCTCCTCGAGTCGGTGGAGTCTCGCGAACAAAATCAGCCCCATGCCACTGAGTCAACCCAGCCGAACCCCACAACAGACCCATCTTCCTCACAGGCTCAATGCGCCCGAACCACCTCGGAAGAACCTTCTTCTTCATCACCCCCGCAGACCCAGACGACCCAAATCAGGGTCGACGTAGACCCTGATATGGATTCCGATTCGTTGACTCCGCCGAGGCCCGAGTTGAAGGCTTTGTGTGAGAAAATGGACGGGAAGGAGTTGAGGAAGTTCATAAGCAAGCGCCCAAAGGAGCGGTGTGCAATCCGAGCCGAGCTCCCCGGCGCAATGCGGTGTGCGGCAGACCCAGCGGCGATGGTCTTGGACGCCTTGTATGGGTTTTATAGCGGGAATAGCGTGAAATTGAGGTTCAAAGAAGATGTGGAATTGGGTCGTTTGAGGTGGTCTTGTGTGCTACTGTTGGAAACACTAATTGGGATTAAGGCCAGTGTTGGGGTGGAAGTGAGGGAGAGAGCGAAGAAATTGTCTTTGGAGTGGAAAGCGAAGGAGGTGGAGTGGAAAGGGAAGGCAAGCCCCAATGAAGTGCAGATGTTTGAGGTGTTAGCCTTGGTGCATTTAGTGGCAGCGTACGGGTTGCGGTCTGAGTTCAATGTGGATGAGCTTGTGGATTACTTCGTTATCATTGCACGATTTCGGCAGGCTGTGGAGTTGTGCCAGATTACTGGTTTGGGGCATAAAGTTGCTG ATATCATTCATAAACTTATAAGTAGGGAGAAGCAGAATCTGGctgtcaaatttatttttgaatttgagcTATCCGAGAAGTTTCCACCAGTCCCCCTCTTGAAAGCCTATCTGAACGATGTCAAGAAGCTTGCTAATAAAGTTTCAAAGGAAGGAAATGAATCGCGCATGGCACTG AATGAGGCTGCAGCCAGAGAAGTCGGTGCAATTAAATCAGTTATTAAAGTTATTGAAAGCCACAATCTTGACTCTGAGTATCCACGGGCAAACCTTGAAAAGCGCATTGAGGTTCTGGAGAAGCTGATCGCAAACAGAAAACGACCTGCACAAACTCATCCCATGAAGCCTCAGCAGCCGCAACAGCAGGAGCCAAAGAAGCAGAAGAAGCATCTGCAGCCAAAAAAGGAACAGCAGCAGCAGAGTCAAAGCAAGCGTCCTCGAACGGCTGCTCTAGTTGATAATGCGGCTGTCCCTTTAGTTGTCGGTGGTGTGAGTTCAACCATTCATCAGTATCAACAACCTCATATACAGGTGACAGGTTTGTTGCGAGATTGTTCTGCTCCATATGTGAGCTCATCAGCTGCGCCCTATGGCATGGTGGGCCAGACTCCTACCATTGCCCCTTACATGGGCTCACCAGGCAGGCAGTATGGTTTTCCAGGAAGCCCTGTGGGTTTTACTGGGAACCCAAGCCTTGCTGGTTCCCGTCTATACTCATCAGAACCATATTTGACATCTGGTTATTATGATAGGCCAACTGCCCATGGTGGATATGATGTGCCACCTGAATACCATCCATCTTACTATCCCCGGTAG
- the LOC108985014 gene encoding probable WRKY transcription factor 20 isoform X1, producing MAQSQASSLSELRLCSSANVAPGNTDDPGLPVSTSAASAKYKLMSPAKLPISRSACITIPPGFSPTSFLESPVLLSYMKAEPSPTTGSFIKPKVVHGAVGSATHLVTTVCSNTDTFNERNSSCFKFEPHATSNMVPADLNHQRSEQFMQVQGQCQPHAFASSASVKNEMANSSNNLSVSAPIHMATSVASAPAEVDSDDPSHGATPNTRFQASQLDPKGNGVSAGTERSSEDGYNWRKYGQKLVKGSEFPRSYYKCTHPNCEVKKLFERSHDGQITEIIYKGTHDHPKPQPSRRYTAGTIMTIQEERSDKAQALTGRDEKSAIYGQMSHTDPNGTPDLSPVTANDDSLDGAGSIPNRINDDVDDDDLFSKRRKMDIGGLDVTPVVKPIREPRVVVQTLSEVDILDDGYRWRKYGQKVVRGNPNPRSYYKCTNAGCPVRKHVERASHDPKAVITTYEGKHNHDVPTARTSSHDTAGPTAVSGPSRIRSEGNDAVSLDLGVGISSSVENRCNGHRQTQHSEILRSQTYASSSHFKAVQATPVSTYFGVLNSDLSSDLSRYGSRENPSERRNIEISPLNHSSYPFPQNIGKILTGP from the exons ATGGCACAGTCTCAGGCCTCCTCTCTCTCCGAGCTCCGTCTCTGTAGCTCCGCTAACGTTGCACCCGGAAACACCGATGATCCGGGTCTCCCCGTCTCCACCTCTGCTGCCTCCGCCAAGTACAAGCTGATGTCGCCGGCCAAGCTCCCGATCTCGAGGTCTGCCTGCATCACCATACCTCCCGGGTTCAGCCCGACGTCGTTTCTCGAGTCCCCCGTGCTCCTCTCCTACATGAAG GCAGAGCCCTCTCCGACCACTGGTTCCTTTATTAAGCCTAAAGTGGTGCATGGTGCTGTTGGTTCTGCTACACATCTGGTAACGACAGTTTGCTCCAACACTGATACCTTCAATGAAAGAAATTCCAGCTGCTTCAAATTTGAACCTCATGCTACATCAAATATG gTTCCTGCAGATCTGAACCACCAGAGAAGTGAACAATTTATGCAAGTCCAAGGTCAGTGCCAACCTCATGCGTTTGCATCATCAGCATCAGTGAAAAATGAGATGGCAAATTCCTCAAACAATTTGAGTGTTTCAGCACCAATTCACATGGCAACTTCAGTGGCCAGTGCACCTGCTGAAGTTGATTCAGATGATCCAAGCCATGGAGCTACCCCAAATACCAGGTTTCAAGCTTCACAACTTGATCCTAAAGGAAATGGAGTTTCTGCCGGCACTGAGAGGTCATCAGAGGACGGATATAACTGGCGAAAATATGGACAGAAACTTGTTAAAGGAAGTGAATTTCCACGTAGCTACTACAAGTGTACACATCCTAACTGTGAAGTGAAAAAGTTGTTTGAGCGCTCTCATGATGGACAGATAACTGAGATAATCTACAAGGGGACACATGATCATCCTAAACCTCAACCTAGCCGTCGATATACTGCTGGCACCATTATGACCATCCAAGAAGAAAGATCTGATAAGGCTCAAGCTTTAACTGGCCGAGATG AGAAGTCAGCTATCTATGGACAAATGTCCCATACAGATCCAAATGGCACTCCTGACCTATCTCCTGTGACAGCAAATGATGATAGTCTAGATGGTGCAGGTTCAATACCAAATAGGATCAACgatgatgttgatgatgatgatctattCTCAAAACGGAG GAAAATGGATATTGGAGGGCTTGATGTCACTCCGGTGGTTAAGCCCATTCGAGAACCACGCGTAGTTGTCCAAACTCTTAGTGAGGTAGACATACTGGATGATGGGTATCGCTGGCGTAAATACGGGCAGAAAGTGGTCAGAGGGAATCCTAATCCAAG GAGTTACTACAAGTGTACAAATGCTGGATGCCCGGTTAGAAAACATGTGGAGAGGGCATCTCATGATCCCAAAGCAGTTATAACCACATATGAGGGAAAGCACAATCATGATGTGCCAACTGCAAGGACAAGTAGCCATGACACAGCAGGACCCACAGCTGTGAGTGGACCATCAAGGATTAGATCAGAAGGAAATGATGCCGTTAGTCTTGATCTTGGGGTTGGGATCAGCTCATCTGTTGAAAATAGGTGCAATGGGCATAGGCAGACACAGCATTCTGAAATTCTGCGAAGCCAAACATATGCAAGCAGTTCACATTTCAAGGCAGTTCAAGCAACCCCAGTTTCAACGTATTTTGGTGTTCTAAACAGTGACTTGAGTAGTGACTTGAGTCGATATGGATCTAGAGAAAATCCGAGTGAACGCCGGAACATTGAAATCTCACCTTTAAACCATTCCTCTTACCCATTTCCACAAAACATTGGAAAGATTCTGACGGGTCCATGA
- the LOC108985014 gene encoding probable WRKY transcription factor 20 isoform X3: MWAKAEPSPTTGSFIKPKVVHGAVGSATHLVTTVCSNTDTFNERNSSCFKFEPHATSNMVPADLNHQRSEQFMQVQGQCQPHAFASSASVKNEMANSSNNLSVSAPIHMATSVASAPAEVDSDDPSHGATPNTRFQASQLDPKGNGVSAGTERSSEDGYNWRKYGQKLVKGSEFPRSYYKCTHPNCEVKKLFERSHDGQITEIIYKGTHDHPKPQPSRRYTAGTIMTIQEERSDKAQALTGRDEKSAIYGQMSHTDPNGTPDLSPVTANDDSLDGAGSIPNRINDDVDDDDLFSKRRKMDIGGLDVTPVVKPIREPRVVVQTLSEVDILDDGYRWRKYGQKVVRGNPNPRSYYKCTNAGCPVRKHVERASHDPKAVITTYEGKHNHDVPTARTSSHDTAGPTAVSGPSRIRSEGNDAVSLDLGVGISSSVENRCNGHRQTQHSEILRSQTYASSSHFKAVQATPVSTYFGVLNSDLSSDLSRYGSRENPSERRNIEISPLNHSSYPFPQNIGKILTGP; encoded by the exons ATGTGGGCCAAG GCAGAGCCCTCTCCGACCACTGGTTCCTTTATTAAGCCTAAAGTGGTGCATGGTGCTGTTGGTTCTGCTACACATCTGGTAACGACAGTTTGCTCCAACACTGATACCTTCAATGAAAGAAATTCCAGCTGCTTCAAATTTGAACCTCATGCTACATCAAATATG gTTCCTGCAGATCTGAACCACCAGAGAAGTGAACAATTTATGCAAGTCCAAGGTCAGTGCCAACCTCATGCGTTTGCATCATCAGCATCAGTGAAAAATGAGATGGCAAATTCCTCAAACAATTTGAGTGTTTCAGCACCAATTCACATGGCAACTTCAGTGGCCAGTGCACCTGCTGAAGTTGATTCAGATGATCCAAGCCATGGAGCTACCCCAAATACCAGGTTTCAAGCTTCACAACTTGATCCTAAAGGAAATGGAGTTTCTGCCGGCACTGAGAGGTCATCAGAGGACGGATATAACTGGCGAAAATATGGACAGAAACTTGTTAAAGGAAGTGAATTTCCACGTAGCTACTACAAGTGTACACATCCTAACTGTGAAGTGAAAAAGTTGTTTGAGCGCTCTCATGATGGACAGATAACTGAGATAATCTACAAGGGGACACATGATCATCCTAAACCTCAACCTAGCCGTCGATATACTGCTGGCACCATTATGACCATCCAAGAAGAAAGATCTGATAAGGCTCAAGCTTTAACTGGCCGAGATG AGAAGTCAGCTATCTATGGACAAATGTCCCATACAGATCCAAATGGCACTCCTGACCTATCTCCTGTGACAGCAAATGATGATAGTCTAGATGGTGCAGGTTCAATACCAAATAGGATCAACgatgatgttgatgatgatgatctattCTCAAAACGGAG GAAAATGGATATTGGAGGGCTTGATGTCACTCCGGTGGTTAAGCCCATTCGAGAACCACGCGTAGTTGTCCAAACTCTTAGTGAGGTAGACATACTGGATGATGGGTATCGCTGGCGTAAATACGGGCAGAAAGTGGTCAGAGGGAATCCTAATCCAAG GAGTTACTACAAGTGTACAAATGCTGGATGCCCGGTTAGAAAACATGTGGAGAGGGCATCTCATGATCCCAAAGCAGTTATAACCACATATGAGGGAAAGCACAATCATGATGTGCCAACTGCAAGGACAAGTAGCCATGACACAGCAGGACCCACAGCTGTGAGTGGACCATCAAGGATTAGATCAGAAGGAAATGATGCCGTTAGTCTTGATCTTGGGGTTGGGATCAGCTCATCTGTTGAAAATAGGTGCAATGGGCATAGGCAGACACAGCATTCTGAAATTCTGCGAAGCCAAACATATGCAAGCAGTTCACATTTCAAGGCAGTTCAAGCAACCCCAGTTTCAACGTATTTTGGTGTTCTAAACAGTGACTTGAGTAGTGACTTGAGTCGATATGGATCTAGAGAAAATCCGAGTGAACGCCGGAACATTGAAATCTCACCTTTAAACCATTCCTCTTACCCATTTCCACAAAACATTGGAAAGATTCTGACGGGTCCATGA
- the LOC108985014 gene encoding probable WRKY transcription factor 20 isoform X2 — translation MESIWAEPSPTTGSFIKPKVVHGAVGSATHLVTTVCSNTDTFNERNSSCFKFEPHATSNMVPADLNHQRSEQFMQVQGQCQPHAFASSASVKNEMANSSNNLSVSAPIHMATSVASAPAEVDSDDPSHGATPNTRFQASQLDPKGNGVSAGTERSSEDGYNWRKYGQKLVKGSEFPRSYYKCTHPNCEVKKLFERSHDGQITEIIYKGTHDHPKPQPSRRYTAGTIMTIQEERSDKAQALTGRDEKSAIYGQMSHTDPNGTPDLSPVTANDDSLDGAGSIPNRINDDVDDDDLFSKRRKMDIGGLDVTPVVKPIREPRVVVQTLSEVDILDDGYRWRKYGQKVVRGNPNPRSYYKCTNAGCPVRKHVERASHDPKAVITTYEGKHNHDVPTARTSSHDTAGPTAVSGPSRIRSEGNDAVSLDLGVGISSSVENRCNGHRQTQHSEILRSQTYASSSHFKAVQATPVSTYFGVLNSDLSSDLSRYGSRENPSERRNIEISPLNHSSYPFPQNIGKILTGP, via the exons ATGGAGTCTATTTGG GCAGAGCCCTCTCCGACCACTGGTTCCTTTATTAAGCCTAAAGTGGTGCATGGTGCTGTTGGTTCTGCTACACATCTGGTAACGACAGTTTGCTCCAACACTGATACCTTCAATGAAAGAAATTCCAGCTGCTTCAAATTTGAACCTCATGCTACATCAAATATG gTTCCTGCAGATCTGAACCACCAGAGAAGTGAACAATTTATGCAAGTCCAAGGTCAGTGCCAACCTCATGCGTTTGCATCATCAGCATCAGTGAAAAATGAGATGGCAAATTCCTCAAACAATTTGAGTGTTTCAGCACCAATTCACATGGCAACTTCAGTGGCCAGTGCACCTGCTGAAGTTGATTCAGATGATCCAAGCCATGGAGCTACCCCAAATACCAGGTTTCAAGCTTCACAACTTGATCCTAAAGGAAATGGAGTTTCTGCCGGCACTGAGAGGTCATCAGAGGACGGATATAACTGGCGAAAATATGGACAGAAACTTGTTAAAGGAAGTGAATTTCCACGTAGCTACTACAAGTGTACACATCCTAACTGTGAAGTGAAAAAGTTGTTTGAGCGCTCTCATGATGGACAGATAACTGAGATAATCTACAAGGGGACACATGATCATCCTAAACCTCAACCTAGCCGTCGATATACTGCTGGCACCATTATGACCATCCAAGAAGAAAGATCTGATAAGGCTCAAGCTTTAACTGGCCGAGATG AGAAGTCAGCTATCTATGGACAAATGTCCCATACAGATCCAAATGGCACTCCTGACCTATCTCCTGTGACAGCAAATGATGATAGTCTAGATGGTGCAGGTTCAATACCAAATAGGATCAACgatgatgttgatgatgatgatctattCTCAAAACGGAG GAAAATGGATATTGGAGGGCTTGATGTCACTCCGGTGGTTAAGCCCATTCGAGAACCACGCGTAGTTGTCCAAACTCTTAGTGAGGTAGACATACTGGATGATGGGTATCGCTGGCGTAAATACGGGCAGAAAGTGGTCAGAGGGAATCCTAATCCAAG GAGTTACTACAAGTGTACAAATGCTGGATGCCCGGTTAGAAAACATGTGGAGAGGGCATCTCATGATCCCAAAGCAGTTATAACCACATATGAGGGAAAGCACAATCATGATGTGCCAACTGCAAGGACAAGTAGCCATGACACAGCAGGACCCACAGCTGTGAGTGGACCATCAAGGATTAGATCAGAAGGAAATGATGCCGTTAGTCTTGATCTTGGGGTTGGGATCAGCTCATCTGTTGAAAATAGGTGCAATGGGCATAGGCAGACACAGCATTCTGAAATTCTGCGAAGCCAAACATATGCAAGCAGTTCACATTTCAAGGCAGTTCAAGCAACCCCAGTTTCAACGTATTTTGGTGTTCTAAACAGTGACTTGAGTAGTGACTTGAGTCGATATGGATCTAGAGAAAATCCGAGTGAACGCCGGAACATTGAAATCTCACCTTTAAACCATTCCTCTTACCCATTTCCACAAAACATTGGAAAGATTCTGACGGGTCCATGA
- the LOC108985014 gene encoding probable WRKY transcription factor 20 isoform X4, protein MAEPSPTTGSFIKPKVVHGAVGSATHLVTTVCSNTDTFNERNSSCFKFEPHATSNMVPADLNHQRSEQFMQVQGQCQPHAFASSASVKNEMANSSNNLSVSAPIHMATSVASAPAEVDSDDPSHGATPNTRFQASQLDPKGNGVSAGTERSSEDGYNWRKYGQKLVKGSEFPRSYYKCTHPNCEVKKLFERSHDGQITEIIYKGTHDHPKPQPSRRYTAGTIMTIQEERSDKAQALTGRDEKSAIYGQMSHTDPNGTPDLSPVTANDDSLDGAGSIPNRINDDVDDDDLFSKRRKMDIGGLDVTPVVKPIREPRVVVQTLSEVDILDDGYRWRKYGQKVVRGNPNPRSYYKCTNAGCPVRKHVERASHDPKAVITTYEGKHNHDVPTARTSSHDTAGPTAVSGPSRIRSEGNDAVSLDLGVGISSSVENRCNGHRQTQHSEILRSQTYASSSHFKAVQATPVSTYFGVLNSDLSSDLSRYGSRENPSERRNIEISPLNHSSYPFPQNIGKILTGP, encoded by the exons ATG GCAGAGCCCTCTCCGACCACTGGTTCCTTTATTAAGCCTAAAGTGGTGCATGGTGCTGTTGGTTCTGCTACACATCTGGTAACGACAGTTTGCTCCAACACTGATACCTTCAATGAAAGAAATTCCAGCTGCTTCAAATTTGAACCTCATGCTACATCAAATATG gTTCCTGCAGATCTGAACCACCAGAGAAGTGAACAATTTATGCAAGTCCAAGGTCAGTGCCAACCTCATGCGTTTGCATCATCAGCATCAGTGAAAAATGAGATGGCAAATTCCTCAAACAATTTGAGTGTTTCAGCACCAATTCACATGGCAACTTCAGTGGCCAGTGCACCTGCTGAAGTTGATTCAGATGATCCAAGCCATGGAGCTACCCCAAATACCAGGTTTCAAGCTTCACAACTTGATCCTAAAGGAAATGGAGTTTCTGCCGGCACTGAGAGGTCATCAGAGGACGGATATAACTGGCGAAAATATGGACAGAAACTTGTTAAAGGAAGTGAATTTCCACGTAGCTACTACAAGTGTACACATCCTAACTGTGAAGTGAAAAAGTTGTTTGAGCGCTCTCATGATGGACAGATAACTGAGATAATCTACAAGGGGACACATGATCATCCTAAACCTCAACCTAGCCGTCGATATACTGCTGGCACCATTATGACCATCCAAGAAGAAAGATCTGATAAGGCTCAAGCTTTAACTGGCCGAGATG AGAAGTCAGCTATCTATGGACAAATGTCCCATACAGATCCAAATGGCACTCCTGACCTATCTCCTGTGACAGCAAATGATGATAGTCTAGATGGTGCAGGTTCAATACCAAATAGGATCAACgatgatgttgatgatgatgatctattCTCAAAACGGAG GAAAATGGATATTGGAGGGCTTGATGTCACTCCGGTGGTTAAGCCCATTCGAGAACCACGCGTAGTTGTCCAAACTCTTAGTGAGGTAGACATACTGGATGATGGGTATCGCTGGCGTAAATACGGGCAGAAAGTGGTCAGAGGGAATCCTAATCCAAG GAGTTACTACAAGTGTACAAATGCTGGATGCCCGGTTAGAAAACATGTGGAGAGGGCATCTCATGATCCCAAAGCAGTTATAACCACATATGAGGGAAAGCACAATCATGATGTGCCAACTGCAAGGACAAGTAGCCATGACACAGCAGGACCCACAGCTGTGAGTGGACCATCAAGGATTAGATCAGAAGGAAATGATGCCGTTAGTCTTGATCTTGGGGTTGGGATCAGCTCATCTGTTGAAAATAGGTGCAATGGGCATAGGCAGACACAGCATTCTGAAATTCTGCGAAGCCAAACATATGCAAGCAGTTCACATTTCAAGGCAGTTCAAGCAACCCCAGTTTCAACGTATTTTGGTGTTCTAAACAGTGACTTGAGTAGTGACTTGAGTCGATATGGATCTAGAGAAAATCCGAGTGAACGCCGGAACATTGAAATCTCACCTTTAAACCATTCCTCTTACCCATTTCCACAAAACATTGGAAAGATTCTGACGGGTCCATGA
- the LOC108985014 gene encoding probable WRKY transcription factor 20 isoform X5, translated as MQVQGQCQPHAFASSASVKNEMANSSNNLSVSAPIHMATSVASAPAEVDSDDPSHGATPNTRFQASQLDPKGNGVSAGTERSSEDGYNWRKYGQKLVKGSEFPRSYYKCTHPNCEVKKLFERSHDGQITEIIYKGTHDHPKPQPSRRYTAGTIMTIQEERSDKAQALTGRDEKSAIYGQMSHTDPNGTPDLSPVTANDDSLDGAGSIPNRINDDVDDDDLFSKRRKMDIGGLDVTPVVKPIREPRVVVQTLSEVDILDDGYRWRKYGQKVVRGNPNPRSYYKCTNAGCPVRKHVERASHDPKAVITTYEGKHNHDVPTARTSSHDTAGPTAVSGPSRIRSEGNDAVSLDLGVGISSSVENRCNGHRQTQHSEILRSQTYASSSHFKAVQATPVSTYFGVLNSDLSSDLSRYGSRENPSERRNIEISPLNHSSYPFPQNIGKILTGP; from the exons ATGCAAGTCCAAGGTCAGTGCCAACCTCATGCGTTTGCATCATCAGCATCAGTGAAAAATGAGATGGCAAATTCCTCAAACAATTTGAGTGTTTCAGCACCAATTCACATGGCAACTTCAGTGGCCAGTGCACCTGCTGAAGTTGATTCAGATGATCCAAGCCATGGAGCTACCCCAAATACCAGGTTTCAAGCTTCACAACTTGATCCTAAAGGAAATGGAGTTTCTGCCGGCACTGAGAGGTCATCAGAGGACGGATATAACTGGCGAAAATATGGACAGAAACTTGTTAAAGGAAGTGAATTTCCACGTAGCTACTACAAGTGTACACATCCTAACTGTGAAGTGAAAAAGTTGTTTGAGCGCTCTCATGATGGACAGATAACTGAGATAATCTACAAGGGGACACATGATCATCCTAAACCTCAACCTAGCCGTCGATATACTGCTGGCACCATTATGACCATCCAAGAAGAAAGATCTGATAAGGCTCAAGCTTTAACTGGCCGAGATG AGAAGTCAGCTATCTATGGACAAATGTCCCATACAGATCCAAATGGCACTCCTGACCTATCTCCTGTGACAGCAAATGATGATAGTCTAGATGGTGCAGGTTCAATACCAAATAGGATCAACgatgatgttgatgatgatgatctattCTCAAAACGGAG GAAAATGGATATTGGAGGGCTTGATGTCACTCCGGTGGTTAAGCCCATTCGAGAACCACGCGTAGTTGTCCAAACTCTTAGTGAGGTAGACATACTGGATGATGGGTATCGCTGGCGTAAATACGGGCAGAAAGTGGTCAGAGGGAATCCTAATCCAAG GAGTTACTACAAGTGTACAAATGCTGGATGCCCGGTTAGAAAACATGTGGAGAGGGCATCTCATGATCCCAAAGCAGTTATAACCACATATGAGGGAAAGCACAATCATGATGTGCCAACTGCAAGGACAAGTAGCCATGACACAGCAGGACCCACAGCTGTGAGTGGACCATCAAGGATTAGATCAGAAGGAAATGATGCCGTTAGTCTTGATCTTGGGGTTGGGATCAGCTCATCTGTTGAAAATAGGTGCAATGGGCATAGGCAGACACAGCATTCTGAAATTCTGCGAAGCCAAACATATGCAAGCAGTTCACATTTCAAGGCAGTTCAAGCAACCCCAGTTTCAACGTATTTTGGTGTTCTAAACAGTGACTTGAGTAGTGACTTGAGTCGATATGGATCTAGAGAAAATCCGAGTGAACGCCGGAACATTGAAATCTCACCTTTAAACCATTCCTCTTACCCATTTCCACAAAACATTGGAAAGATTCTGACGGGTCCATGA